One Streptomyces sp. CNQ-509 DNA window includes the following coding sequences:
- a CDS encoding alpha/beta fold hydrolase, translated as MEDMADNGEQLGTRPTGGTDASGRRSPSRRFALRGLAASAGGAALAAGVGTGTARAAGAGRRRDGVRTYVLVHGTHSAGAFWTEIGRELALRGHRVVAVDQPLHGTERFVPEAYQTQDLAALATEPSPVAALNLDAFEARVTGAVRRAARLGGPVVLVGHSMGGLSVSRVGNAVPELLDHICYMAAFCPSRTMPSLDVCAASPEGQDAISPVEQVVGDPEKLGALRLNWRSANPRDLAVFKEMICANYTDGAFLRVLEGMQTDESLTAYAGRAVGRRHTWGRVPRTYLRFGNDRTVATALQDRMIAEADALTPHNRFTVHDFPDAGHLGPADPAPVTDILHGLPLS; from the coding sequence ATGGAAGACATGGCTGACAACGGAGAACAGCTCGGCACCAGGCCCACGGGCGGTACGGACGCGTCCGGCCGTCGCAGCCCTTCGCGGCGGTTCGCCCTGCGAGGGCTCGCGGCCTCGGCGGGCGGCGCGGCGCTCGCCGCGGGGGTGGGTACGGGGACCGCACGGGCGGCCGGTGCCGGGCGGCGGCGCGACGGAGTGCGCACGTACGTCCTCGTCCACGGGACGCACAGCGCCGGCGCGTTCTGGACGGAGATCGGGCGGGAGCTGGCGCTGCGCGGGCACCGCGTCGTGGCCGTGGACCAGCCGCTGCACGGCACCGAACGGTTCGTACCGGAGGCGTACCAGACGCAGGATCTGGCGGCTCTCGCGACGGAACCCTCCCCGGTCGCCGCGCTGAACCTGGACGCCTTCGAGGCGCGCGTCACCGGCGCCGTACGCCGGGCCGCGCGCCTCGGCGGGCCCGTGGTGCTGGTCGGGCACAGCATGGGCGGCCTGTCGGTGAGCCGCGTCGGGAACGCCGTGCCCGAACTCCTCGACCACATCTGCTATATGGCCGCCTTCTGCCCGAGCCGCACCATGCCGTCGCTGGACGTCTGCGCCGCCTCACCGGAGGGGCAGGACGCCATCAGCCCGGTGGAGCAGGTCGTCGGCGATCCGGAGAAGCTGGGTGCGCTGCGGCTGAACTGGCGCAGCGCGAACCCCCGTGACCTCGCGGTCTTCAAGGAGATGATCTGCGCGAACTACACGGACGGCGCGTTCCTGCGGGTGCTGGAGGGCATGCAGACGGACGAGTCGCTGACGGCGTACGCCGGGCGGGCGGTGGGACGCAGGCACACGTGGGGGCGGGTTCCCCGCACGTATCTGCGGTTCGGCAACGACAGGACCGTGGCCACCGCGCTCCAGGACCGCATGATCGCGGAGGCCGACGCACTCACCCCGCACAACCGCTTCACGGTCCACGACTTCCCGGACGCCGGCCACCTCGGCCCGGCCGATCCCGCCCCCGTGACCGACATCCTGCACGGGCTGCCGCTTTCCTGA
- a CDS encoding BTAD domain-containing putative transcriptional regulator — MRYRVLGRLDVCNGTRRITLNAAKQRALLAHLLINAGRFVPADALITELWGDDVPDSAAKSLQVYVHRLRRALGGDPETLHTRPGGYELGIEPDGTDAARFATLAAAGRAELADRRPAAAVETLTEALGLWRGPAFADVPATDAVRAEAARLEENRLTAWEDLADAKLAVGRHPELAAELGALLAQHPLREPLWGRLMLALHRAGRRSDALRTYARARRTLADELGVEPGAQLQEVHAAVLAGGPEPAPRPEAAERPAYCQLPARIPDFVGRREQLVQVLRWLGQPEGAADREAPGLDAWQVDARHPAPRTVLVTGVAGAGKSTFAVHAAHLLRDAFPDGQLHADLRTAAGHPADTGDVLASLLKTLGMTGAGIPESLEERVRRYRAEIADRRVLVVLDNAGCERQIRPLLPGTGDSAVLVTSRAALAGLEGALRVELGLLSDAEALELLARAAGDDRTRRDPAVATRIAAQCGNLPLALRIAGARLATRRHLSLPRLADALADERRRLDELVAGDLEVRASVTLGYAALDPAAQRAFRLLGLLDVPTVPGWVVAALLGDAPAGTDEDGRAGDGVGGDGTAGGDTVRGARPAADPTALAERSLDALVDNHLVEVHTAEPAAEPRYRLHDLLRLYARERAHAQEPPAERAAALGRVHTAYLDLARRADDALSSGFSGRVQAPAPGHSPPAAEAARVAAEPLAWLEAERTTLRALVRQAADAGEAGTAWRLAAALAAFFETSAHFDDWRETHRTALAAATAAGDRLGVAVLHRNLGELETVQDHYGEAVVAFKRSLKEFAALDRPRALPRAKPGDRPRDPARGPARDGRQDTGGHHPAESAAAAGLGVLLRLRGQYAQAAACLRRGIERARAGGNVRSEAYARCGLGTVHLECGEPGAARREFDLALALAQQDGYRHGEASAERNLGLADLAVGRVHAAAARMLRSCELAVESGDRVGEVHALQWLGHLTDVAGEPARAERMLDESLAAYRRFGERFGEALTLRAQADLLLHAHRPAEAKATARQALSIWRHLDTPYWTSRTLDVLAAAHAAAGGAGGEVAAARVRRQASALRASVGLPAALRAPVAAGRRLGGHLTPPPEPPPSFRTPRDPLRVAAESR; from the coding sequence ATGCGCTATCGGGTCCTCGGCAGGCTCGACGTCTGCAACGGCACGCGGCGGATCACGCTGAACGCCGCGAAGCAGCGTGCGCTGCTCGCCCATCTGCTCATCAACGCGGGCCGGTTCGTCCCCGCCGACGCGCTCATCACCGAGCTGTGGGGCGACGACGTACCGGATTCGGCCGCCAAGTCGCTCCAGGTCTACGTGCACCGGCTGCGCCGCGCCCTGGGCGGTGACCCGGAGACGCTGCACACCCGTCCCGGCGGCTACGAGCTGGGCATCGAGCCCGACGGCACCGACGCCGCCCGGTTCGCCACCCTGGCCGCCGCCGGACGCGCGGAGCTGGCCGACCGGCGCCCCGCCGCCGCCGTGGAGACGCTCACCGAGGCGCTGGGGCTGTGGCGCGGCCCGGCGTTCGCCGACGTGCCGGCCACCGATGCCGTACGGGCCGAGGCCGCGCGGCTTGAGGAGAACCGGCTGACGGCCTGGGAGGACCTGGCCGACGCGAAGCTGGCCGTCGGCCGGCACCCGGAACTGGCCGCGGAGCTGGGCGCACTGCTCGCGCAGCATCCGCTGCGGGAGCCGCTGTGGGGCCGGCTGATGCTGGCGCTGCACCGCGCCGGGCGGCGCTCGGACGCGCTGCGGACGTACGCGCGGGCCCGCCGGACACTCGCGGACGAGCTGGGCGTGGAGCCGGGGGCGCAGTTGCAGGAGGTGCACGCGGCGGTGCTGGCGGGCGGCCCCGAGCCGGCGCCGCGGCCCGAGGCCGCGGAGCGGCCGGCGTACTGCCAACTGCCGGCGCGCATCCCGGACTTCGTGGGACGGCGGGAACAGTTGGTGCAGGTGCTGCGGTGGCTGGGGCAGCCGGAGGGGGCGGCGGACCGCGAGGCCCCCGGCCTCGACGCGTGGCAGGTCGACGCGCGTCACCCCGCGCCGCGCACGGTCCTCGTCACCGGGGTCGCGGGCGCCGGCAAGTCCACGTTCGCGGTGCACGCGGCGCATCTGCTCCGCGACGCCTTCCCCGACGGCCAGTTGCACGCCGACCTGCGGACCGCCGCGGGCCACCCGGCCGACACCGGCGACGTGCTGGCCTCCCTGCTGAAGACCCTCGGCATGACCGGCGCCGGCATCCCCGAGAGCCTGGAGGAGCGGGTCCGGCGCTACCGCGCGGAAATCGCCGACCGCCGCGTGCTCGTCGTCCTCGACAACGCGGGCTGCGAGCGGCAGATCCGCCCCCTGCTGCCCGGCACCGGCGACAGCGCCGTGCTCGTCACCAGCCGCGCCGCCCTCGCCGGCCTCGAAGGTGCGCTCCGCGTGGAACTGGGCCTGCTCAGCGACGCGGAGGCGCTGGAGTTGCTGGCGCGGGCGGCCGGCGACGACCGAACCCGCCGCGACCCCGCGGTCGCCACGCGGATCGCGGCGCAGTGCGGCAACCTGCCGCTCGCGCTGCGCATCGCGGGCGCCCGGCTGGCGACCCGGCGGCACCTGTCGCTGCCGCGGCTGGCGGATGCGCTTGCCGACGAGCGGCGGCGGCTGGACGAGCTGGTCGCGGGCGACCTGGAGGTACGGGCCAGCGTCACGCTGGGCTACGCGGCCCTCGACCCGGCGGCGCAGCGGGCGTTCCGGCTCCTGGGCCTGCTGGACGTGCCGACGGTGCCGGGCTGGGTGGTGGCCGCGCTCCTCGGCGACGCGCCGGCCGGTACGGACGAAGACGGCAGGGCCGGAGACGGCGTAGGCGGAGACGGTACGGCCGGAGGCGACACGGTGCGGGGCGCGCGGCCCGCGGCCGATCCCACGGCCCTCGCCGAGCGGTCCCTCGACGCGCTCGTCGACAACCACCTCGTCGAGGTCCACACCGCGGAACCCGCCGCGGAACCCCGCTACCGCCTCCACGACCTCCTGCGCCTCTACGCCCGCGAGCGCGCCCACGCCCAGGAGCCGCCCGCCGAACGCGCCGCCGCGCTCGGCCGCGTCCACACCGCCTACCTCGACCTCGCCCGCCGCGCCGACGACGCCCTGTCCTCCGGCTTCTCCGGCCGCGTCCAGGCGCCGGCCCCCGGCCACAGCCCTCCGGCGGCCGAGGCGGCCCGGGTCGCGGCGGAGCCGCTGGCCTGGCTGGAGGCCGAACGGACCACGCTGCGCGCCCTGGTCCGCCAGGCGGCCGACGCCGGCGAGGCGGGCACCGCGTGGCGGCTGGCGGCGGCGCTGGCGGCGTTCTTCGAGACGTCCGCGCACTTCGACGACTGGCGCGAGACGCACCGGACGGCGCTGGCGGCCGCGACCGCGGCCGGCGACCGGCTCGGCGTCGCCGTCCTCCACCGCAACCTGGGCGAGCTGGAGACCGTGCAGGACCACTACGGCGAGGCGGTGGTGGCGTTCAAGCGGTCGCTGAAGGAGTTCGCGGCGCTGGACCGCCCGCGCGCGCTCCCCCGCGCGAAGCCGGGCGACCGCCCCCGCGACCCGGCGCGCGGCCCGGCCCGCGACGGCCGTCAGGACACCGGCGGCCACCACCCCGCCGAGTCCGCCGCGGCGGCGGGCCTCGGCGTGCTGCTGCGGCTGCGCGGGCAGTACGCGCAGGCCGCCGCCTGTCTGCGGCGCGGCATCGAGCGGGCCAGGGCGGGCGGCAACGTGCGGTCCGAGGCGTACGCGCGCTGCGGCCTCGGCACCGTCCATCTGGAGTGCGGCGAACCGGGCGCCGCCCGGCGCGAGTTCGACCTGGCGCTGGCCCTCGCGCAGCAGGACGGCTACCGGCACGGCGAGGCGTCCGCCGAGCGCAACCTCGGCCTCGCGGACCTCGCCGTCGGCCGCGTGCACGCGGCGGCGGCGCGGATGCTGCGGAGCTGCGAGCTGGCGGTGGAGAGCGGCGACCGGGTGGGCGAGGTGCACGCGCTGCAGTGGCTCGGGCATCTGACGGACGTGGCCGGCGAACCGGCACGCGCGGAGCGGATGCTCGACGAGAGCCTGGCGGCGTACCGGCGGTTCGGCGAGCGGTTCGGCGAGGCACTGACGCTGCGCGCGCAGGCGGACCTGCTGCTGCACGCGCACCGGCCGGCGGAGGCCAAGGCGACGGCGCGGCAGGCGCTGTCGATCTGGCGGCACCTCGACACCCCGTACTGGACGTCGCGCACGCTCGACGTGCTCGCCGCCGCGCACGCGGCGGCGGGCGGCGCGGGGGGTGAGGTGGCGGCCGCCAGGGTACGTCGTCAGGCCTCGGCTCTACGCGCGTCAGTCGGCCTGCCCGCGGCCCTCCGGGCCCCCGTCGCCGCAGGCCGCCGTCTCGGCGGCCACCTCACCCCGCCCCCGGAGCCGCCCCCGTCCTTCCGCACCCCGCGCGACCCGCTGCGGGTGGCGGCGGAGAGCCGCTGA
- a CDS encoding DUF2267 domain-containing protein, translating into MISDRHVPPQRPYGTAYEQMLERVRYEGAYPTRERADEAVRLVLAGLGRQLTGEERVDLAGCLPVEAARVLTAQIPDVRPLTGWDFVEDLAAGTGASLATTRWDVGSVFSVVAAYARPDLITRILRQVPAGYALLFGRAELAPAAAANR; encoded by the coding sequence GTGATCTCCGACCGGCACGTACCGCCCCAGCGACCGTACGGGACGGCGTACGAGCAGATGCTGGAGAGGGTCCGCTACGAGGGCGCCTACCCCACCCGTGAGAGGGCCGACGAAGCCGTCCGCCTCGTTCTGGCCGGACTGGGGCGCCAGCTCACCGGCGAGGAACGTGTCGACCTGGCCGGCTGCCTGCCCGTGGAAGCAGCGCGCGTGCTGACCGCGCAGATCCCCGACGTCCGGCCCCTGACCGGCTGGGACTTCGTCGAGGACCTCGCCGCAGGCACCGGCGCTTCCCTGGCGACCACGCGCTGGGACGTCGGCTCCGTCTTCTCCGTCGTGGCCGCCTACGCGCGCCCCGACCTGATAACCCGCATCCTCCGTCAGGTCCCCGCCGGCTACGCCCTGTTGTTCGGCCGCGCCGAACTCGCACCGGCCGCGGCGGCGAACCGTTGA
- a CDS encoding cation-translocating P-type ATPase, whose protein sequence is MTTTTPGRTAEVELAIGGMTCASCAARIEKKLNRMEGVEATVNYATEKAKVTFAGDVAVDDLIATVERTGYTAAPPAPAGQDAGDGTADGTGGQGPPDELRTLRQRLFGSLALSVPVIAMAMVPALQFEYWQWLSLTLAAPVVVWGAWPFHKAAWTNARHGAATMDTLISVGTTAAFLWSLWALFFGTAGEPGMTHPFELTIARGDGSGNIYLEAAAGVTTFILAGRYFEAKSKRKAGAALRALMELGAKEVAVLRDGREERVPVDLLAVGDRFVVRPGEKIATDGTVVEGTSAVDASMLTGESVPVEVTVGDAVTGATVNAGGRLVVEATRVGSDTRLARMARLVEDAQNGKAAVQRLADRISGVFVPVVIALSLGTLGFWLGTGDGIAAAFTAAVAVLIIACPCALGLATPTALMVGTGRGAQLGILIKGPEVLESTRKVDTVVLDKTGTVTTGTMTLHALHTAGGEDEETVLRLAGALEHASEHPIARAVAAGATDRLGTLPVPEDFANVPGLGVQGIVEGHAVLVGRQQLLAEWAITLPAGLAAAKERSEQAGRTAIAVAWDGEARALLEVADAVKPTSAQAIKRLRDLGLTPILLTGDNTAVAKTVAAEVGIDEVIAEVLPEDKVDAVKRLQAEGRTVAMVGDGVNDAAALAQADLGLAIGTGTDAAIEAADLTLVTGDLRAAPDAIRLARSTLSTIRTNLGWAFGYNTAALPLAAAGLLNPMLAGAAMAFSSVSVVANSLRLRRFRPLG, encoded by the coding sequence ATGACCACCACCACGCCTGGCAGGACGGCCGAGGTCGAACTCGCGATCGGCGGCATGACCTGCGCCTCCTGCGCCGCACGGATCGAGAAGAAGCTCAACCGTATGGAGGGCGTCGAGGCCACCGTCAACTACGCCACCGAGAAGGCCAAGGTCACCTTCGCCGGCGACGTGGCGGTCGACGACCTGATCGCCACCGTCGAACGTACCGGTTACACCGCCGCACCGCCCGCCCCCGCCGGCCAGGACGCCGGCGACGGCACGGCGGACGGCACCGGCGGGCAGGGCCCGCCGGACGAACTGCGGACGCTGCGCCAGCGGCTCTTCGGCTCCCTGGCGCTGTCGGTGCCGGTGATCGCGATGGCCATGGTCCCGGCCCTGCAGTTCGAGTACTGGCAGTGGCTCTCGCTCACGCTGGCCGCACCGGTGGTGGTCTGGGGCGCCTGGCCGTTCCACAAGGCGGCCTGGACCAACGCGCGGCACGGCGCGGCCACCATGGACACGCTGATCTCGGTCGGTACGACCGCGGCGTTCCTCTGGTCGCTGTGGGCGCTGTTCTTCGGCACCGCGGGCGAGCCCGGCATGACCCACCCCTTCGAGCTGACCATCGCCCGCGGCGACGGCTCCGGCAACATCTACCTCGAAGCCGCGGCCGGCGTGACGACGTTCATCCTCGCCGGGCGGTACTTCGAGGCGAAGTCGAAGCGGAAGGCGGGCGCGGCGCTGCGCGCGCTGATGGAGCTGGGCGCCAAGGAGGTCGCGGTGCTGCGGGACGGCCGCGAGGAGCGGGTGCCCGTGGACCTGCTCGCGGTCGGTGACCGCTTCGTGGTCCGGCCGGGCGAGAAGATCGCCACCGACGGCACCGTCGTCGAGGGCACCTCCGCCGTCGACGCCTCCATGCTCACCGGCGAGTCCGTGCCGGTGGAGGTCACCGTGGGCGACGCCGTCACCGGCGCCACCGTCAACGCCGGCGGCCGGCTGGTCGTGGAGGCCACCCGGGTCGGGTCGGACACCCGACTGGCCCGGATGGCCCGCCTGGTCGAGGACGCCCAGAACGGCAAGGCCGCCGTGCAGCGGCTCGCGGACCGGATCTCCGGCGTCTTCGTGCCCGTCGTCATCGCCCTGTCCCTCGGGACGCTGGGCTTCTGGCTGGGTACGGGCGACGGGATCGCCGCCGCGTTCACCGCCGCGGTCGCCGTGCTGATCATCGCCTGCCCCTGCGCCCTCGGCCTGGCCACCCCGACCGCCCTCATGGTCGGCACCGGACGCGGCGCGCAGCTCGGCATCCTCATCAAGGGCCCCGAGGTGCTGGAGTCGACCCGCAAGGTCGACACCGTCGTCCTGGACAAGACCGGCACCGTGACCACCGGCACCATGACCCTGCACGCCCTGCACACCGCGGGCGGCGAGGACGAGGAGACGGTGCTGCGCCTTGCGGGCGCGCTGGAGCACGCCTCCGAGCACCCGATCGCCCGGGCGGTGGCCGCGGGGGCGACCGACCGCCTCGGTACGCTGCCGGTGCCCGAGGACTTCGCCAACGTGCCCGGGCTCGGCGTCCAGGGCATCGTCGAGGGCCACGCGGTCCTCGTCGGGCGGCAGCAGCTCCTCGCGGAGTGGGCGATCACGCTGCCCGCCGGACTCGCCGCCGCCAAGGAGCGGTCCGAGCAGGCCGGGCGCACCGCGATCGCGGTCGCCTGGGACGGCGAGGCCCGCGCCCTGCTCGAAGTCGCCGACGCGGTGAAGCCCACCAGCGCGCAGGCCATCAAGCGGCTGCGGGACCTGGGCCTGACCCCGATCCTGCTCACCGGCGACAACACGGCCGTCGCGAAGACCGTCGCCGCCGAGGTCGGCATCGACGAGGTCATCGCGGAGGTCCTCCCCGAGGACAAGGTCGACGCGGTCAAGCGGCTGCAGGCCGAGGGCCGTACGGTCGCGATGGTCGGGGACGGCGTCAACGACGCCGCCGCCCTCGCCCAGGCCGACCTGGGCCTGGCCATCGGCACCGGCACCGACGCCGCGATCGAGGCCGCCGACCTCACCCTGGTCACCGGCGACCTGCGGGCCGCACCGGACGCCATCCGGCTCGCCCGCTCCACCCTGTCCACCATCAGGACCAACCTCGGCTGGGCGTTCGGCTACAACACCGCGGCCCTCCCCCTGGCCGCCGCGGGCCTGCTCAACCCGATGCTCGCGGGCGCGGCGATGGCCTTCTCCTCCGTCTCGGTGGTCGCCAACAGCCTCCGGCTGCGGCGCTTCCGGCCGCTGGGCTGA
- a CDS encoding DUF952 domain-containing protein, whose product MTTELWHITERARWEAARRTGVYEQSTRGRTLAEEGYIHCSLPHQLAPVAQALYGTRPEEDPVVLVIDAGRLSAPVRFEAAEPGGEEFPHVYGPIPADAVVRADPWPAPR is encoded by the coding sequence ATGACGACGGAGCTGTGGCACATCACCGAGCGGGCGCGCTGGGAAGCCGCACGGCGGACCGGGGTGTACGAGCAGTCGACCCGCGGCCGCACCCTGGCCGAGGAGGGCTATATCCACTGCTCACTTCCGCACCAACTCGCGCCGGTGGCACAGGCGCTCTACGGCACGCGCCCGGAAGAGGACCCGGTGGTGCTGGTCATCGACGCCGGCCGGCTGTCCGCGCCGGTGCGTTTCGAGGCGGCGGAGCCCGGCGGCGAGGAGTTCCCGCACGTATACGGCCCGATCCCCGCCGACGCGGTCGTCCGGGCCGATCCCTGGCCCGCCCCCCGGTAA
- the ddaH gene encoding dimethylargininase has translation MRSRKALVRRPGPRLAEGLVTHIDRTPVDADRALAQWRSYVAALELHGWETVEVEPADDCPDAVFVEDTVVMYKNVALVTRPGADSRKPETPGVEAAVSLMRCSVNRVHAPGTLDGGDVLKVGDTLYVGLGGRTNTDGIRQLRACFEPLGARVVTVPVTKVLHLKSGITALPDGTFATHAGLIDTPELFPGRIEVPEAAGAHVILLGGGALLMAASAPQTAALYEELGYTPVPVDISEFEKLEGSVTCLSVRMRGLYA, from the coding sequence ATGCGCAGCAGGAAAGCTCTCGTACGCCGTCCCGGACCCCGTCTCGCCGAGGGCCTGGTCACGCACATCGACCGCACGCCGGTCGACGCGGACCGGGCCCTCGCCCAGTGGCGGTCCTACGTCGCCGCCCTCGAACTGCACGGCTGGGAGACCGTTGAGGTCGAGCCCGCGGACGACTGCCCTGACGCGGTCTTCGTCGAGGACACGGTGGTGATGTACAAGAACGTCGCCCTCGTCACCCGCCCCGGCGCCGACTCCCGCAAGCCGGAGACCCCCGGCGTCGAGGCCGCGGTGAGCCTCATGCGCTGCTCCGTGAACCGGGTCCACGCGCCCGGCACGCTCGACGGCGGCGACGTGCTCAAGGTCGGCGACACTCTCTACGTGGGCCTCGGCGGGCGCACCAACACCGACGGCATCCGGCAGCTCCGCGCCTGCTTCGAACCGCTCGGCGCCCGCGTCGTCACCGTCCCTGTCACCAAGGTGCTGCACCTGAAGTCCGGCATCACCGCCCTGCCGGACGGCACCTTCGCCACCCACGCCGGGCTGATCGACACACCGGAGCTCTTCCCGGGCCGTATCGAGGTGCCGGAGGCGGCCGGGGCGCACGTCATCCTCCTGGGCGGCGGCGCGCTGCTGATGGCGGCGAGTGCGCCGCAGACGGCCGCGCTGTACGAGGAGCTGGGCTACACGCCGGTGCCGGTGGACATCAGCGAGTTCGAGAAGCTGGAGGGCTCGGTGACCTGTCTGTCGGTACGCATGCGCGGCCTGTACGCCTGA
- a CDS encoding WD40 repeat domain-containing protein encodes MDAPGRGPVAALAFSKDGRTLAASRNASEDHPDWSTDIIDTATGRVSRTLTDVGGSGAALGGSGDDLVLVTTSSDRVDLRTGRATRNALRNTDLYTVTFSPDGKTLAVSDPTGIALWNGDATQRLGRMPGRPVTPLRFSPDGHSLAGVEDSELLRLWDVPSRRPLGAALPGSGDTLHDVAFDDQGSP; translated from the coding sequence TTGGACGCCCCGGGCCGCGGCCCGGTCGCCGCGCTCGCGTTCAGCAAGGACGGCCGGACCCTCGCCGCGAGCAGAAACGCATCCGAGGACCACCCCGACTGGTCCACCGACATCATCGACACCGCAACGGGCCGCGTATCCCGCACCCTGACCGACGTCGGCGGATCCGGAGCGGCACTCGGCGGCTCCGGCGACGACTTGGTCCTCGTCACGACATCGAGCGACAGAGTCGACCTGCGCACGGGCCGGGCAACGCGCAATGCCCTGCGAAACACCGACCTGTACACCGTCACGTTCAGCCCCGACGGAAAGACCCTGGCCGTCAGCGACCCCACCGGCATCGCCCTCTGGAATGGGGACGCCACCCAACGCCTGGGCCGCATGCCCGGCCGCCCGGTCACGCCCCTGCGGTTCTCCCCGGACGGACACTCCCTCGCCGGCGTCGAAGACTCGGAGCTGCTCCGGCTCTGGGACGTACCGTCCCGCCGACCGCTGGGCGCGGCCCTGCCAGGAAGCGGAGACACCCTCCACGACGTGGCCTTCGACGACCAGGGAAGTCCCTGA
- a CDS encoding Hsp20/alpha crystallin family protein, whose amino-acid sequence MLMRTDPFRELDRLAQQLMGPGTWSRPSPMPMDAYRDGDEYVVAFDVPGVTADAIEIDVERNMLTVKAERRPAAKSGDVQMELSERPLGVFSRQIMLADTLDTEHIQADYDAGVLTLRIPIAERAKPRKITIGSGRKEIPG is encoded by the coding sequence ATGTTGATGCGCACTGACCCCTTCCGCGAGCTGGACCGCCTGGCGCAGCAGCTCATGGGCCCGGGCACCTGGTCCCGCCCCTCGCCGATGCCGATGGACGCCTACCGCGACGGCGACGAGTATGTGGTGGCCTTCGACGTCCCGGGCGTCACCGCGGACGCGATCGAGATCGACGTCGAGCGGAACATGCTCACCGTCAAGGCCGAGCGGCGCCCGGCGGCGAAGTCCGGCGACGTGCAGATGGAGCTGTCCGAGCGGCCGCTGGGTGTCTTCTCCCGCCAGATCATGCTCGCCGACACCCTCGACACCGAGCACATCCAGGCCGACTACGACGCGGGCGTGCTCACCCTGCGCATCCCGATCGCCGAGCGCGCCAAGCCCCGCAAGATCACCATCGGCTCGGGCCGCAAGGAGATCCCCGGCTGA